The Xiphias gladius isolate SHS-SW01 ecotype Sanya breed wild chromosome 9, ASM1685928v1, whole genome shotgun sequence genome window below encodes:
- the nrbf2b gene encoding nuclear receptor-binding factor 2b isoform X1 translates to MTVRVGQRHISCSANLRRINSMEVVDSPLNLAHQQCRRADRLVAAGKYEEAISCHRKAADLLTDAMKTTVCEQAHLSMELQRDSHIKQQRLIQERWKREARREATKAQHGLVQPSSNPALLTQAQSTGQLQPHGSPGLSAAKCGGIREREYDTLLYQLQTRQTGGCQPLTPPCPGSKTTKDDKTRLEEQQTTIEDLRRLVNHLMDENQCLAAENKRLRSENTRLRSEAVEAADFVERSELWVLPQAGGAMGTGGGQETKTTGKGKEIAIPQLPPLEMPAQEDLCLDDLPRLELPVDIQNELQELLDRDKL, encoded by the exons ATGACAGTCCGTGTAGGACAGAGACACATTTCATGTAGTGCAAACCTTCGAAGAATTAACTCCATGGAGGTCGTAGACAGCCCGCTTAACCTC GCTCATCAGCAGTGCAGGAGGGCAGACCGTTTGGTAGCAGCGGGAAAGTATGAAGAGGCCATCTCCTGCCATCGAAAAGCAGCAG ACCTTTTGACAGAtgcaatgaaaacaacagtgtgTGAGCAG GCTCATCTGTCCATGGAGCTGCAGAGGGATAGTCATATCAAACAGCAGCGACTGATCCAAGAGCGCTGGAAGAGAGAAGCTCGTCGTGAGGCAACAAAGGCCCAACATGGCCTGGTGCAGCCCTCCAGCAACCCAGCCCTCCTTACCCAAGCCCAGTCCACAGGCCAGCTCCAGCCCCATGGCTCCCCAGGCCTTTCGGCTGCAAAGTGTGGAGGAATCAGGGAGAGAGAGTATGACACCTTACTCTACCAGCTTCAGACTCGGCAGACTGGAGGCTGTCAACCTTTGACTCCACCCTGCCCTGGATCTAAGACCACCAAAGATGACAAAACTCGCCTGGAAGAACAACAGACCACCATCGAGGACCTGCGGCGCTTGGTCAACCACCTGATGGACGAAAACCAGTGTCTGGCAGCTGAGAACAAGCGACTGCGATCCGAAAACACCCGGCTGCGCTCCGAGGCGGTCGAGGCGGCAGACTTTGTGGAGCGTTCAGAGCTCTGGGTGCTACCGCAAGCAGGTGGTGCTATGGGAACTGGGGGTGGGCAGGAGACGAAAACCACAGGGAAGGGGAAGGAGATTGCAATCCCCCAGCTGCCACCACTGGAAATGCCAGCTCAGGAAGACCTGTGTCTGGATGACCTGCCTCGTCTGGAGTTGCCAGTGGACATCCAGAATGAACTACAGGAGCTACTGGATAGGGATAAACTGTGA
- the nrbf2b gene encoding nuclear receptor-binding factor 2b isoform X2 — MLHMAHQQCRRADRLVAAGKYEEAISCHRKAADLLTDAMKTTVCEQAHLSMELQRDSHIKQQRLIQERWKREARREATKAQHGLVQPSSNPALLTQAQSTGQLQPHGSPGLSAAKCGGIREREYDTLLYQLQTRQTGGCQPLTPPCPGSKTTKDDKTRLEEQQTTIEDLRRLVNHLMDENQCLAAENKRLRSENTRLRSEAVEAADFVERSELWVLPQAGGAMGTGGGQETKTTGKGKEIAIPQLPPLEMPAQEDLCLDDLPRLELPVDIQNELQELLDRDKL; from the exons ATGCTACACATG GCTCATCAGCAGTGCAGGAGGGCAGACCGTTTGGTAGCAGCGGGAAAGTATGAAGAGGCCATCTCCTGCCATCGAAAAGCAGCAG ACCTTTTGACAGAtgcaatgaaaacaacagtgtgTGAGCAG GCTCATCTGTCCATGGAGCTGCAGAGGGATAGTCATATCAAACAGCAGCGACTGATCCAAGAGCGCTGGAAGAGAGAAGCTCGTCGTGAGGCAACAAAGGCCCAACATGGCCTGGTGCAGCCCTCCAGCAACCCAGCCCTCCTTACCCAAGCCCAGTCCACAGGCCAGCTCCAGCCCCATGGCTCCCCAGGCCTTTCGGCTGCAAAGTGTGGAGGAATCAGGGAGAGAGAGTATGACACCTTACTCTACCAGCTTCAGACTCGGCAGACTGGAGGCTGTCAACCTTTGACTCCACCCTGCCCTGGATCTAAGACCACCAAAGATGACAAAACTCGCCTGGAAGAACAACAGACCACCATCGAGGACCTGCGGCGCTTGGTCAACCACCTGATGGACGAAAACCAGTGTCTGGCAGCTGAGAACAAGCGACTGCGATCCGAAAACACCCGGCTGCGCTCCGAGGCGGTCGAGGCGGCAGACTTTGTGGAGCGTTCAGAGCTCTGGGTGCTACCGCAAGCAGGTGGTGCTATGGGAACTGGGGGTGGGCAGGAGACGAAAACCACAGGGAAGGGGAAGGAGATTGCAATCCCCCAGCTGCCACCACTGGAAATGCCAGCTCAGGAAGACCTGTGTCTGGATGACCTGCCTCGTCTGGAGTTGCCAGTGGACATCCAGAATGAACTACAGGAGCTACTGGATAGGGATAAACTGTGA